Proteins encoded by one window of Musa acuminata AAA Group cultivar baxijiao chromosome BXJ2-9, Cavendish_Baxijiao_AAA, whole genome shotgun sequence:
- the LOC103973189 gene encoding B-box zinc finger protein 32-like, giving the protein MAQPRPQVHSLPVSMFIYTDIKHYSLVLPPNASSSREITSSPQEAKSSLPNTTPPPCKTFPPPPSAPGVSEMKQRPACVLCGGEAAVYCEPDAAFLCWPCDASVHGANFLVARHVRQATCAACHSVDAGCRVSGVGPQRVRPLCASCDPDPAAPPSHSEASSSSSSSLSTSESTAAPRPKKPADPRRTATKRRRGVVEERVEAVLLGWSRRMGLRSGRRCVEAAARVVGLHQETTAALPLPVALAAALWFAVKLREQDAAAERGSWAALRRLEACSGVPARLIAAAASRIARVAEREVRVAEEGWAECT; this is encoded by the coding sequence ATGGCACAACCACGACCCCAAGTCCATTCTTTACCTGTATCTATGTTTATATATACAGATATCAAACATTATTCGCTTGTATTGCCACCTAACGCCAGCTCTTCAAGGGAAATAACTTCCTCCCCCCAAGAAGCCAAGTCATCCCTACCAAACACCACTCCTCCCCCCTGCAAAACATTCCCACCTCCGCCTTCTGCACCGGGAGTTTCGGAGATGAAGCAGCGGCCGGCTTGTGTGCTCTGCGGGGGCGAGGCGGCGGTCTACTGCGAGCCGGACGCGGCCTTCCTTTGTTGGCCCTGCGACGCGTCCGTTCACGGCGCCAACTTCCTCGTAGCTCGCCACGTCCGCCAGGCCACCTGTGCCGCTTGCCACTCCGTCGACGCTGGCTGTCGAGTCTCCGGCGTAGGTCCGCAGCGGGTCCGCCCCCTCTGCGCTTCCTGCGATCCCGATCCTGCTGCTCCCCCTTCGCACTCCGAGGCCTCTTCGTCCTCTAGCTCTAGCCTCTCCACCTCCGAGTCCACGGCAGCGCCTCGGCCGAAGAAGCCCGCAGATCCTCGGCGGACGGCCACAAAGCGACGACGCGGGGTGGTTGAGGAGAGGGTGGAGGCCGTCCTGCTAGGCTGGAGCCGGAGGATGGGGTTGCGGAGCGGACGGCGGTGCGTGGAAGCGGCGGCCCGAGTGGTTGGCCTGCACCAGGAAACGACCGCGGCCCTGCCACTACCGGTGGCCCTCGCGGCCGCGTTGTGGTTCGCCGTCAAGCTCCGGGAGCAGGATGCGGCAGCGGAAAGGGGCAGTTGGGCGGCGCTCCGGCGACTGGAGGCGTGCTCCGGAGTGCCTGCGAGGCTAATCGCCGCCGCCGCGTCGCGGATCGCCCGGGTCGCCGAACGCGAAGTCCGAGTCGCCGAGGAGGGCTGGGCCGAGTGCACGTAG